The Pseudomonas sp. G2-4 genome window below encodes:
- a CDS encoding alginate export family protein: MERTRHTPSLRNAIGLGIALLVADSSAQAYELYADEDTTVTGNFLAVYGMFNSRKNYDGTAGGSSWREGFIKYGLSIDQTLGSLGSVYGTANLVSSGTWGDGDAAGLSDGSERTTKFDEAFAGWRSGDLFPVLGKDGVDLSYGRQVITLGDGFIINDDGLNLGKGVADGEFNRGGAYYLAARHAFDKTAVLRLGGKEGTHGSLMWIKSDNRAQANTEMAAGTLEYTAAPGTLGLTYIHGVDVDEHYASDFQKQREGMNIYSLRGAGNAGIENAHFAFEYAWQDKDAGPEKAWYTEAGYTFADLPWTPDLTYRYSRYSKNWDSMFNGFSRGYGTWFQGEVTANYSGPFNSNTEIHHLGLKLKPTETVTIGALFFDYKTLHTRDALNLDGREMDLYVEWAVNEHLIVTPLLGLYKPEKDGSNGGNQVGGNGTNVYSQLVVAVPF; the protein is encoded by the coding sequence ATGGAGCGCACACGTCATACACCTTCGCTGCGTAACGCCATCGGCCTGGGCATCGCCCTGCTGGTCGCCGATTCGTCGGCCCAGGCTTATGAGCTTTACGCCGACGAAGACACCACCGTCACGGGTAACTTCCTGGCGGTCTACGGGATGTTCAACAGCCGCAAGAACTACGACGGCACCGCCGGCGGCTCAAGCTGGCGCGAAGGTTTCATCAAGTATGGCCTGAGTATCGACCAGACACTCGGCAGCCTGGGCAGTGTCTACGGGACGGCCAACCTGGTCAGCTCCGGGACATGGGGCGATGGCGATGCAGCCGGACTGAGCGATGGCTCCGAACGCACCACAAAGTTCGATGAAGCGTTCGCTGGCTGGCGCTCGGGGGATCTGTTCCCGGTGCTGGGCAAGGACGGCGTTGACCTGTCCTACGGCCGCCAGGTGATCACCCTCGGCGATGGCTTCATCATCAATGACGACGGCCTGAACCTGGGCAAAGGTGTGGCCGATGGCGAATTCAACCGCGGCGGCGCCTATTACCTGGCCGCCCGTCATGCCTTCGACAAGACGGCCGTTCTGCGCTTGGGCGGCAAGGAAGGCACACACGGCAGCCTGATGTGGATCAAGTCGGACAACCGTGCCCAGGCCAACACCGAAATGGCCGCCGGCACCCTGGAATACACCGCCGCGCCTGGCACCTTGGGGCTGACCTACATCCATGGCGTCGATGTCGACGAGCACTACGCCAGCGACTTCCAGAAGCAGCGCGAAGGCATGAATATCTATAGCCTGCGCGGCGCCGGGAATGCGGGTATCGAAAACGCCCACTTCGCCTTCGAATATGCCTGGCAAGACAAAGATGCCGGCCCCGAAAAAGCCTGGTACACCGAAGCCGGCTACACCTTTGCCGACTTGCCCTGGACACCGGACCTGACCTATCGCTACAGCCGTTATTCGAAAAACTGGGATTCGATGTTCAACGGTTTCAGCCGTGGCTACGGCACCTGGTTCCAGGGCGAAGTGACCGCTAACTATTCCGGACCGTTCAACAGCAACACCGAAATCCATCACCTGGGGCTGAAACTCAAGCCGACGGAAACAGTGACCATCGGCGCGCTGTTCTTCGACTACAAGACCCTGCACACCCGCGACGCGTTGAACCTCGATGGACGCGAAATGGACCTGTATGTGGAGTGGGCGGTGAACGAGCACCTGATCGTCACGCCGCTGCTGGGCCTGTACAAGCCGGAAAAGGATGGAAGCAACGGTGGTAACCAGGTGGGGGGCAATGGCACCAACGTCTACAGCCAACTGGTGGTGGCGGT